In one Magallana gigas chromosome 9, xbMagGiga1.1, whole genome shotgun sequence genomic region, the following are encoded:
- the LOC105343605 gene encoding deformed epidermal autoregulatory factor 1 homolog isoform X1, whose product MSEVDISEELPNGDDSAFTDDHQQTNAGGDANNTVNAEGHQAIPSQLYVTTTQGLVPAEQIQEEIKTTHIVIHDQTFDSGLKTPTTPLPPPTPATPLSREKGFKYTWDESVQGNILPVRCKNSNGELYKNKFGSGGRGRCIKSDGEWFTPNEFEARSGRASSKDWKRSIRYGGRTLQCLIEDGVLQPHATSCTCAACCDDETVAHGPLVFQTGPVRLFVPYKRRKKDSESCPPSPPLSSPLPIKKQRINSVKSPAPPPSQQQISNVTSPVSLATIVPANSISKDTGAVMVSIGGQTHAAQPIKVTTSEGETMQMQILTTADNLGTFLTTGDAVVMAPISDVKSSNGGLTNAAILSVPDMSEQRQWWQLEELANNMLLQAQQLKSMIEQAKQQTQLFRDAAVQQVKAQMEKEKQEAINALKMEHQVKMSHALMAERAQRQIAVQQAVANARSGVKDTMDVTVVSCESLSLESGQSSSNNIVETIMVTEVDSEKEKD is encoded by the exons ATGTCAGAAGTCGACATTTCCGAAGAGCTTCCGAATGGAGACGACTCGGCCTTTACGGACGATCATCAACAAACTAACGCCGGTGGCGATGCCAACAACACGGTAAATGCCGAGGGTCACCAGGCGATTCCCTCTCAGCTATACGTGACCACAACACAGGGCCTTGTTCCAGCAGAACAAATTCAAGAGGAAATAAAAACCACGCACATTGTGATCCATGATCAAACCTTTGACTCGGGGCTTAAAACCCCCACCACTCCACTCCCCCCTCCTACCCCAGCCACCCCACTCAGTAGAGAGAAAGGGTTCAAATACACGTGGGACGAATCTGTTCAAGGCAATATTCTTCCAGTGAGATGCAAGAATTCTAACGGGGAACTGTACAAAAATAAGTTTGGATCAG GTGGACGAGGAAGGTGCATAAAAAGTGATGGCGAATGGTTCACACCCAACGAGTTTGAGGCCCGGAGTGGACGGGCAAGCAGCAAGGACTGGAAGAGGAGCATACGCTATGGTGGGCGGACCCTACAGTGTCTGATAGAGGATGGTGTGCTACAGCCACACGCTACGTCCTGCACCTGTGCTGCTTGCTGTGATGATGAAACAGTT gcccatgggcctctcgTTTTTCAGACTGGTCCAGTGCGACTGTTCGTTCCTTACAAAAGACGCAAGAAGGACAGCGAGAGTTGTCCCCCTTCCCCTCCATTGTCATCTCCTCTCCCAATCAAAAAACAGAGAATTAACTCGGTGAAATCGCCTGCCCCTCCCCCTTCTCAGCAGCAAATCTCAAATGTCACTTCACCTGTTTCCTTAGCAACCATCGTACCAGCCAATAGCATCAGCAAGGATACGGGAG CTGTGATGGTTTCAATTGGTGGACAGACACACGCTGCCCAGCCAATCAAAGTGACCACATCAGAGGGTGAGACCATGCAGATGCAGATCCTGACCACAGCTGACAATCTGGGAACGTTTCTCACAACAGGAg ATGCTGTTGTTATGGCACCTATTTCTGATGTGAAATCTTCCAATGGCGGTCTTACAAATGCAGCCATCTTGTCCGTGCCAGACATGTCAGAGCAGAGACAGTGGTGGCAACTAGAGGAG TTGGCCAACAACATGTTACTACAGGCCCAGCAGCTCAAGTCCATGATAGAGCAGGCCAAACAACAGACTCAACTGTTCAGGGACGCCGCAGTCCAGCAGGTCAAAGCCCAGATGGAGAAAGAGAAACAAGAG GCAATAAATGCCCTCAAAATGGAGCACCAAGTTAAGATGTCACATGCATTGATGGCGGAGCGGGCCCAGCGACAGATTGCAGTTCAGCAGGCTGTTGCCAACGCAAGGTCAGGGGTTAAGGACACTATGGATGTCACGGTGGTCTCCTGCGAGTCGTTGTCATTGGAGAGCGGACAATCATCCTCTAACAACATAGTGGAAACCATCATGGTGACAGAAGTGGACTCGGAGAAAGAGAAAGACTGA
- the LOC105343605 gene encoding deformed epidermal autoregulatory factor 1 homolog isoform X2, producing the protein MSEVDISEELPNGDDSAFTDDHQQTNAGGDANNTVNAEGHQAIPSQLYVTTTQGLVPAEQIQEEIKTTHIVIHDQTFDSGLKTPTTPLPPPTPATPLSREKGFKYTWDESVQGNILPVRCKNSNGELYKNKFGSGGRGRCIKSDGEWFTPNEFEARSGRASSKDWKRSIRYGGRTLQCLIEDGVLQPHATSCTCAACCDDETVTGPVRLFVPYKRRKKDSESCPPSPPLSSPLPIKKQRINSVKSPAPPPSQQQISNVTSPVSLATIVPANSISKDTGAVMVSIGGQTHAAQPIKVTTSEGETMQMQILTTADNLGTFLTTGDAVVMAPISDVKSSNGGLTNAAILSVPDMSEQRQWWQLEELANNMLLQAQQLKSMIEQAKQQTQLFRDAAVQQVKAQMEKEKQEAINALKMEHQVKMSHALMAERAQRQIAVQQAVANARSGVKDTMDVTVVSCESLSLESGQSSSNNIVETIMVTEVDSEKEKD; encoded by the exons ATGTCAGAAGTCGACATTTCCGAAGAGCTTCCGAATGGAGACGACTCGGCCTTTACGGACGATCATCAACAAACTAACGCCGGTGGCGATGCCAACAACACGGTAAATGCCGAGGGTCACCAGGCGATTCCCTCTCAGCTATACGTGACCACAACACAGGGCCTTGTTCCAGCAGAACAAATTCAAGAGGAAATAAAAACCACGCACATTGTGATCCATGATCAAACCTTTGACTCGGGGCTTAAAACCCCCACCACTCCACTCCCCCCTCCTACCCCAGCCACCCCACTCAGTAGAGAGAAAGGGTTCAAATACACGTGGGACGAATCTGTTCAAGGCAATATTCTTCCAGTGAGATGCAAGAATTCTAACGGGGAACTGTACAAAAATAAGTTTGGATCAG GTGGACGAGGAAGGTGCATAAAAAGTGATGGCGAATGGTTCACACCCAACGAGTTTGAGGCCCGGAGTGGACGGGCAAGCAGCAAGGACTGGAAGAGGAGCATACGCTATGGTGGGCGGACCCTACAGTGTCTGATAGAGGATGGTGTGCTACAGCCACACGCTACGTCCTGCACCTGTGCTGCTTGCTGTGATGATGAAACAGTT ACTGGTCCAGTGCGACTGTTCGTTCCTTACAAAAGACGCAAGAAGGACAGCGAGAGTTGTCCCCCTTCCCCTCCATTGTCATCTCCTCTCCCAATCAAAAAACAGAGAATTAACTCGGTGAAATCGCCTGCCCCTCCCCCTTCTCAGCAGCAAATCTCAAATGTCACTTCACCTGTTTCCTTAGCAACCATCGTACCAGCCAATAGCATCAGCAAGGATACGGGAG CTGTGATGGTTTCAATTGGTGGACAGACACACGCTGCCCAGCCAATCAAAGTGACCACATCAGAGGGTGAGACCATGCAGATGCAGATCCTGACCACAGCTGACAATCTGGGAACGTTTCTCACAACAGGAg ATGCTGTTGTTATGGCACCTATTTCTGATGTGAAATCTTCCAATGGCGGTCTTACAAATGCAGCCATCTTGTCCGTGCCAGACATGTCAGAGCAGAGACAGTGGTGGCAACTAGAGGAG TTGGCCAACAACATGTTACTACAGGCCCAGCAGCTCAAGTCCATGATAGAGCAGGCCAAACAACAGACTCAACTGTTCAGGGACGCCGCAGTCCAGCAGGTCAAAGCCCAGATGGAGAAAGAGAAACAAGAG GCAATAAATGCCCTCAAAATGGAGCACCAAGTTAAGATGTCACATGCATTGATGGCGGAGCGGGCCCAGCGACAGATTGCAGTTCAGCAGGCTGTTGCCAACGCAAGGTCAGGGGTTAAGGACACTATGGATGTCACGGTGGTCTCCTGCGAGTCGTTGTCATTGGAGAGCGGACAATCATCCTCTAACAACATAGTGGAAACCATCATGGTGACAGAAGTGGACTCGGAGAAAGAGAAAGACTGA